A window from Fragaria vesca subsp. vesca linkage group LG5, FraVesHawaii_1.0, whole genome shotgun sequence encodes these proteins:
- the LOC101301878 gene encoding uncharacterized protein LOC101301878: MVHHHRWLAAIHHKLDHGDRNGDGVETNGGSLMEISEIEIEVDVNNQVRNDNQVCENRAGTEDEGEEYQVGNRTTSKEVITLNEVALRRSISMDSSLAETKLHSDIARNRQSSIEQCLHISPVLMKRSFSCGGRSRLLSLRHKWGMNTVVPL; this comes from the exons ATGGTTCATCACCACCGCTGGCTTGCAGCAATCCATCATAAACTCGATCACG GGGATCGAAATGGGGATGGTGTAGAAACAAATGGAGGTTCCCTCATGGAGATTTCTGAGATTGAAATTGAAGTAGATGTTAATAATCAAGTGAGGAATGATAATCAGGTTTGTGAAAACAGAGCTGGAACAGAGGATGAAGGTGAAGAATACCAGGTTGGTAATAGAACTACATCAAAGGAGGTAATAACTTTGAATGAAGTTGCATTAAGAAGGTCTATTTCGATGGATTCTTCATTGGCTGAAACCAAGTTACATTCAGATATTGCTCGAAATCGTCAGTCTTCAATCGAGCAGTGTCTTCATATAAGTCCTGTTTTGATGAAAAGGTCTTTTTCTTGTGGTGGAAGGTCGAGATTGTTGTCTTTGAGACATAAATGGGGGATGAATACAGTTGTGCCCCTCTGA